The following proteins come from a genomic window of Candidatus Schekmanbacteria bacterium RIFCSPLOWO2_02_FULL_38_14:
- a CDS encoding GTP-binding protein TypA, whose product MKREDLRNIAIIAHVDHGKTTLVDWMLRQSGIFRSNEKVQERVMDNIDIERERGITIMAKNTAVEYMGVKINIVDTPGHADFGGEVERTLKMVDGVLLLVDASEGPLPQTRFVLKKALEQNLPPILVINKIDRPDARIQDVLNEIYDLFIDLDATEEQLEFPIVYTNAKLGIAKLSLDEDSKDLKVLFEQILKTIPLPEGDEKGLLQLLVTNIDYNDYVGRLGIGRIFSGSIRVGDLVAMAGNNGGVVKTKITSLSGFKGLERVEINDASMGDIVALAGLEGINIGDTITDAEKPKPLPRIKVDEPTISMVFSINTSPFGGKEGKYSNSRNLRERLEKELLYNVAIRVDFDNTDSFKVYGRGELQLAILIEMMRREGYELSVSMPEAVTKKIDSILHEPMENLVIDVPEEFVGVVTQQVGMRRGRMIKMQNNGHGRVRLEFRIPAQGLIGFRSQFLTDTKGTGLLNHIFDGYEPWQGQISKRFSGALVADREGRSTTYALFHLQPRGILFIKEGIHVYEGMVVGENSRDNDLDVNVTKEKKLTNIRAAGSDENLLLIPPRIMSLEQAIEFIKEDELVEVTPLSIRIRKKTLDPSRRKKVIKG is encoded by the coding sequence ATGAAACGTGAAGATTTAAGGAACATAGCTATTATTGCCCATGTTGACCACGGCAAAACAACCCTTGTCGACTGGATGCTCAGGCAGTCAGGGATATTCCGCTCCAATGAAAAGGTACAGGAGCGGGTGATGGACAATATAGACATTGAGAGAGAGCGCGGCATCACTATAATGGCAAAGAACACAGCCGTTGAATATATGGGCGTGAAGATAAATATTGTGGATACTCCGGGCCATGCTGATTTTGGCGGGGAAGTTGAACGTACGCTCAAAATGGTTGATGGCGTGCTCCTGCTTGTTGACGCATCAGAAGGACCCCTCCCACAGACAAGGTTTGTCCTCAAAAAAGCCCTTGAGCAGAACCTTCCTCCAATCCTTGTCATAAATAAAATAGACAGGCCTGACGCAAGGATTCAGGATGTGCTTAATGAAATATATGACCTTTTTATTGACCTTGATGCCACAGAAGAGCAGCTTGAATTCCCGATAGTTTACACAAACGCAAAACTGGGAATAGCAAAGCTCTCTCTTGATGAAGACTCAAAAGATTTGAAAGTCCTTTTTGAGCAGATTTTAAAAACAATCCCTCTCCCTGAAGGTGATGAAAAGGGGTTGCTTCAGCTGCTTGTTACAAATATTGATTATAACGACTATGTTGGCAGGCTTGGAATAGGAAGAATATTTTCAGGCTCTATAAGGGTCGGAGACCTTGTAGCAATGGCAGGCAACAATGGAGGAGTTGTTAAAACAAAAATAACATCTCTTTCCGGGTTTAAAGGACTTGAACGGGTTGAGATAAATGATGCCTCAATGGGAGATATTGTTGCCCTTGCAGGACTTGAAGGGATAAACATTGGCGATACAATAACAGATGCGGAAAAGCCAAAACCCCTTCCAAGAATCAAGGTTGATGAGCCTACAATCTCTATGGTCTTTTCTATTAATACCTCTCCATTTGGAGGGAAGGAAGGAAAATACAGCAATTCAAGAAACTTAAGAGAGAGGCTTGAAAAGGAGCTTCTTTATAATGTAGCCATAAGGGTTGATTTTGACAACACGGATTCCTTTAAGGTTTATGGCAGAGGAGAACTGCAGCTTGCCATACTTATTGAGATGATGAGGAGGGAAGGGTATGAGCTTTCAGTTTCAATGCCAGAGGCAGTAACAAAGAAGATTGACAGCATTTTACACGAGCCAATGGAAAACCTTGTAATAGATGTTCCTGAGGAATTTGTCGGGGTGGTTACGCAGCAGGTCGGGATGCGCAGGGGAAGAATGATAAAGATGCAGAATAACGGGCATGGCAGGGTTCGTCTTGAGTTCAGAATACCGGCACAGGGACTTATAGGTTTCCGTTCGCAGTTTCTCACAGATACTAAAGGGACAGGGCTCTTAAATCATATCTTTGATGGCTATGAGCCATGGCAGGGGCAGATTTCAAAACGTTTTTCAGGAGCCCTTGTTGCAGACAGGGAGGGAAGGTCAACAACTTACGCGCTTTTCCACCTTCAGCCAAGAGGAATACTTTTTATAAAAGAAGGGATTCATGTGTACGAGGGAATGGTTGTTGGCGAGAACTCAAGAGATAATGACCTTGATGTAAATGTGACAAAGGAAAAAAAACTTACAAACATCAGGGCTGCAGGCTCTGATGAGAACCTCCTCCTTATCCCGCCGCGCATAATGAGCCTTGAGCAGGCAATAGAATTTATCAAGGAGGACGAGCTTGTTGAAGTTACTCCCCTTTCAATCCGCATCAGGAAGAAAACCCTGGACCCAAGCAGGAGGAAGAAGGTAATAAAAGGATAA
- a CDS encoding YgiQ family radical SAM protein produces the protein MSSSAFLPATKKEMLERGWDYVDVVLITGDAYVDHPSFGVALIGRWLEAHGYRVAILSQPRYHNPDDFRRFGKPRLFFGITAGNVDSIVSNYTGNAKVRDFDDYSPQGNPYFGKEQSKTSRRKPDRASISYSILARAAYKNISVVLGGLEASLRRFVHYDFQQEKLRASVLTDSKADLLVYGMGERTVLEIAGRLEQGRGLSGIAGTCERISDKEMKERGFEKPPLVLPSWQDIQKDVRKFMDAELDVDRHARALSQVPVLQSQQAMWVLQNKPAEPLKAAELDSLYCLPFARAPHPESGDVPAYRMIRHSVTIVRGCSGNCSFCAIARHQGPLIISRSHESVLEEVKNITMMPDFKGTINDLGGPTANLYGTSCRNSSSCIKHDCLYPRVCNYLRMDENAFVGLLEKISRVKGVKHVFVSSGLQMELLLRTPRLLARLLDKHIPGVMKIAPEHTEAGVLRLMHKQGSEILSQFLKKCREIALKQGKKIYFSPYFISAHPGCTLKDMEALAEKIKRMGFSVRFFQDFTPTPGTLSTAMYVTGIDRNTLNPVYVPRKAGERREQRMILEKMRRR, from the coding sequence ATGAGCAGTTCTGCATTTCTTCCGGCTACGAAAAAAGAGATGCTTGAAAGGGGCTGGGACTATGTTGATGTGGTTCTGATTACCGGCGATGCCTATGTTGACCATCCATCATTTGGAGTAGCACTTATAGGAAGGTGGCTTGAGGCACATGGATACCGCGTGGCAATACTCAGCCAGCCACGTTATCACAACCCTGATGACTTCAGGAGATTTGGAAAGCCCCGTCTCTTTTTTGGAATCACAGCGGGGAATGTGGATTCAATAGTCTCTAACTACACAGGAAATGCAAAGGTCAGGGATTTTGATGACTATTCACCGCAGGGAAATCCATATTTTGGGAAGGAGCAAAGCAAGACTTCAAGGCGCAAGCCTGACAGGGCATCTATCTCTTACTCAATTCTTGCAAGGGCTGCATACAAAAATATTTCGGTTGTTCTTGGCGGGCTTGAGGCATCGCTGCGGAGATTTGTCCACTATGACTTTCAGCAGGAAAAACTGCGCGCCTCTGTCCTGACCGATTCCAAGGCAGACCTTCTTGTATACGGCATGGGCGAGCGGACAGTGCTTGAGATAGCAGGCAGGCTTGAACAGGGCAGAGGCTTGAGTGGCATAGCCGGAACATGTGAAAGGATAAGCGATAAGGAGATGAAGGAAAGGGGTTTTGAGAAGCCGCCCCTTGTATTGCCTTCATGGCAGGATATACAGAAAGATGTAAGAAAATTTATGGATGCAGAGCTTGATGTGGACAGGCATGCCAGAGCCCTTTCACAGGTTCCGGTACTCCAGAGCCAGCAGGCTATGTGGGTGCTGCAGAACAAGCCCGCAGAACCGCTTAAAGCAGCAGAGCTTGATTCCCTTTACTGCCTCCCTTTTGCCCGCGCTCCGCATCCTGAGTCAGGGGATGTGCCGGCTTACAGAATGATACGACATTCTGTAACCATAGTAAGGGGGTGTTCCGGGAATTGTTCCTTTTGTGCCATAGCACGACATCAGGGTCCTTTGATAATAAGCCGCAGCCATGAATCTGTTCTTGAAGAAGTAAAAAATATTACCATGATGCCTGATTTTAAGGGAACAATAAACGACCTTGGAGGTCCCACAGCAAACCTTTACGGAACGTCATGCAGAAACTCATCTTCCTGTATTAAGCACGATTGCCTCTATCCAAGGGTCTGTAATTATCTCAGAATGGATGAGAATGCCTTTGTAGGATTGCTGGAAAAGATTTCAAGAGTCAAGGGAGTAAAACATGTTTTTGTATCGTCAGGACTTCAGATGGAACTGCTTCTGCGTACACCAAGGCTATTAGCAAGATTACTGGACAAACATATTCCCGGAGTGATGAAGATAGCGCCTGAGCATACTGAGGCAGGGGTTTTGCGGCTGATGCATAAACAAGGCTCAGAGATTCTTTCCCAGTTTCTGAAAAAATGCAGGGAGATAGCTTTAAAACAGGGCAAGAAGATATATTTTTCTCCCTACTTCATATCTGCCCATCCGGGGTGTACTCTTAAGGATATGGAGGCTCTTGCAGAGAAGATAAAAAGAATGGGATTTTCTGTGCGGTTCTTTCAGGATTTTACACCAACCCCGGGCACACTTTCTACTGCCATGTATGTTACAGGGATTGACCGCAACACACTCAATCCGGTTTATGTTCCTCGCAAGGCAGGTGAACGCAGGGAACAGAGAATGATACTTGAGAAAATGCGAAGGAGGTAA